The following are encoded in a window of Ruminiclostridium herbifermentans genomic DNA:
- a CDS encoding AAA family ATPase — protein sequence MKNLLIINGTMGVGKTATCRELQKILPQNVFLDGDWCWDMNPFTVNDETKAMVMDNICYLLSNFIRCSEYKNIIFCWVMHEQWIIDELLSRLDTGNCLVKLFSLTADRKALEDRLIKDVENGKRTQDCIQRSVNRIKMYDCLNTERIDVSRISAKQAAEIILARILK from the coding sequence GTGAAGAATTTATTAATAATAAATGGCACAATGGGTGTTGGCAAAACAGCTACGTGCCGAGAACTGCAAAAAATATTACCGCAAAATGTTTTTCTTGACGGTGACTGGTGTTGGGATATGAATCCGTTTACGGTTAATGATGAAACGAAAGCAATGGTAATGGATAATATCTGCTATTTACTCAGCAATTTTATTCGCTGTTCAGAATATAAAAACATTATTTTTTGCTGGGTAATGCACGAGCAATGGATTATTGATGAGTTGCTTTCAAGACTTGATACAGGAAACTGCTTAGTTAAACTCTTTTCTTTGACAGCAGATCGTAAAGCATTGGAAGATAGATTGATAAAAGATGTTGAGAACGGAAAAAGAACACAAGATTGTATTCAAAGAAGTGTAAACAGAATTAAAATGTATGATTGCCTAAATACAGAGAGAATCGATGTTAGTAGAATATCTGCTAAGCAAGCGGCAGAGATTATTTTAGCAAGAATATTAAAATGA